One part of the Candidatus Hydrogenedens sp. genome encodes these proteins:
- a CDS encoding winged helix-turn-helix domain-containing protein: MDKKDVNAAFDLVCEEIEGLLNAINREVNEASNAQDYDKVQQISEFAKSVKEFKEKVISLQKEWKTIPKGKPPSQVGKRQGKGKLKRGLKTPQEKYVIPILESLIELDGEAKVKDVLNRVHNKMKGILNEYDYEKLPKTKQIRWENTAMWAKNKMKKEGLLSDDHRKRMWKITDKGKEYYNQHKSQT; this comes from the coding sequence ATGGATAAAAAGGATGTAAATGCGGCTTTTGATTTGGTGTGCGAAGAGATTGAAGGGTTGCTTAATGCAATAAACAGAGAGGTCAACGAAGCATCGAACGCTCAAGATTATGATAAAGTGCAACAAATTAGTGAATTTGCAAAAAGCGTTAAGGAATTCAAAGAAAAGGTAATATCACTTCAAAAAGAATGGAAGACAATTCCCAAGGGAAAGCCCCCCTCTCAAGTTGGTAAAAGGCAGGGTAAAGGTAAATTGAAAAGAGGTTTAAAGACACCTCAAGAGAAATATGTAATACCTATTCTGGAATCCCTTATTGAATTGGATGGAGAAGCAAAAGTAAAAGATGTATTGAATCGCGTCCATAATAAAATGAAAGGCATCTTAAATGAATATGATTATGAAAAACTGCCGAAAACAAAGCAGATAAGATGGGAAAATACTGCTATGTGGGCAAAGAATAAGATGAAAAAGGAAGGGCTATTATCCGATGACCACCGAAAAAGAATGTGGAAAATCACAGATAAGGGAAAGGAATATTATAACCAGCATAAATCCCAAACCTGA